The Xanthomonas indica genome has a segment encoding these proteins:
- a CDS encoding N-acetylmuramoyl-L-alanine amidase, translating into MTRVPVPFLSAVRRLLLLGMLALLGACAHAPQRNPLATWVPSPNYDTRRPILIVIHYTDQHSVQQSLDTLRSHNSKGKVSAHYLIGRDGTRYQLVADQDRAWHGGAGRWGTITDINSASIGIELDNDGKTPFAPQQIASLLVLLEDLCTRLRIPRTQVVGHEDFAPSRKVDPGPLFPWKRLAEAGFGRWPAADTPPAPPGFDPWQALALIGYPVDDRAATLRAFHHHYRGNDATAFDAEDLRILYALTQPLLARPQPLPAMEPDAP; encoded by the coding sequence ATGACCCGCGTTCCCGTGCCGTTCCTGTCCGCCGTGCGTCGGCTGCTGTTGCTGGGCATGCTGGCGCTGCTCGGGGCCTGCGCGCACGCGCCGCAGCGCAATCCGCTGGCCACCTGGGTGCCGTCGCCCAACTACGACACGCGCCGGCCGATCCTGATCGTCATCCACTACACCGACCAGCACTCGGTGCAGCAGAGCCTGGACACGCTGCGCTCGCACAACAGCAAGGGCAAGGTCAGCGCGCACTACCTGATCGGCCGCGACGGCACGCGCTACCAGCTGGTCGCCGACCAGGATCGGGCCTGGCATGGCGGCGCCGGGCGCTGGGGCACCATCACCGACATCAACTCCGCCTCGATCGGCATCGAACTGGACAACGACGGCAAGACCCCGTTCGCGCCGCAACAGATCGCCAGCCTGCTGGTGCTGCTCGAAGACCTGTGCACACGCCTGCGCATCCCGCGCACCCAGGTGGTCGGGCACGAGGACTTCGCGCCCTCGCGCAAGGTCGACCCGGGCCCGCTGTTCCCGTGGAAGCGACTGGCCGAGGCCGGCTTCGGCCGCTGGCCGGCCGCCGACACGCCGCCGGCCCCGCCCGGCTTCGATCCGTGGCAGGCGCTGGCGCTGATCGGCTATCCGGTCGACGACCGCGCCGCGACCCTGCGCGCCTTTCACCACCACTACCGCGGCAACGACGCCACCGCCTTCGATGCCGAAGACCTGCGCATCCTGTACGCGCTGACCCAGCCGCTGCTGGCGCGGCCGCAGCCGCTCCCGGCGATGGAGCCGGACGCGCCCTGA
- a CDS encoding TonB-dependent receptor → MALASLTTLAAALPVLAQEQAATPRDLDAVLVTGSRIARAQVEGPAPVTVITAEDIRKQGFSTVWESLGTLTQFSGSTFNESDQTGSSPNGQYLNLRGLGPGYQLILLNGKRMADYPQSYGANGTAVSLGSIPAAAVERIEVMSGGASAIYGSDAVAGVVNIITKRDFQGDSLRVRAGTTTRGGGDTGQLQWTGGRRGEGWSVTYAFERLDREPIVARQRGFMDSYDDHPANKADPSSPNVSISGVYLRRGTTYLWPQAGTLSTSPQALAAACAATNPAFRPYRTSDSLAAPNRCGAFDYYAGRSVQNGYGKTSAYLAGDAELGHDMVAYAQLLANHSQDKSSSQTHYYIGEGAFTAYDPDLGLVTAQRIFLPDEVGGIKTIDYDERSWNLNAGVRGKAFGGRFDWDASVSLSRYDITTRRPRFLTNAVRDYYFGPVLGYRPDGTEIRRVRPDRLFAPGSPALYQQLTTEVVSRGESATDQAQFVVSGDLFELPAGMVQVATVLEAARQTYDLQPDPRTTVDYTGSERIYNLTQTPGGGPRKRYAAGLELRVPIASRLSATLAARYDAYDDITAVDGAATWQAGLEWRPFDTLLLRGSHATSFRAPDLLWIYAGTSANNPTVVDEYLCRRDGLDPLSAACASAHEYQTFSTQASNPLLREETGKSTTFGAVWDALPALSLSVDYYRIELKGRVEAISSETLLENNANCLLGRDRAGAAVDTASAACRFYLDAVTRSPGTDLTSEGQITAFKTFPINQSLMRTDGIDASLRYDLDLGAWGTLGLQGGLTRVLRMEVAQFAGAQPVDVMNDVDYLAFRTRSNWRANWSRGDWSAGVYGYRYGSRPDYAERGRVAPYLVWNVDLAKQITDKATVGLSVLNVFDALHPRDDTYTTWPYFPRVYSAIGRQWYVNFNYRF, encoded by the coding sequence ATGGCGTTGGCGTCGCTGACGACGCTGGCCGCGGCCTTGCCGGTATTGGCGCAGGAACAGGCGGCGACGCCACGCGATCTCGACGCGGTGCTGGTCACCGGCTCGCGCATCGCCCGCGCGCAGGTGGAAGGCCCGGCGCCGGTCACCGTCATCACCGCCGAGGACATCCGCAAGCAGGGCTTCAGCACGGTATGGGAGTCGCTGGGCACGCTAACCCAGTTCAGCGGCAGCACCTTCAACGAAAGCGACCAGACCGGCAGCTCACCCAACGGCCAGTACCTCAACCTGCGCGGGCTGGGGCCGGGCTACCAGCTGATCCTGCTCAACGGCAAGCGCATGGCCGATTATCCGCAGTCCTACGGCGCCAACGGCACCGCGGTCAGCCTGGGCAGCATTCCGGCGGCGGCGGTGGAGCGCATCGAGGTGATGAGCGGCGGCGCCTCGGCCATCTACGGCTCCGACGCGGTGGCCGGCGTGGTCAACATCATCACCAAGCGTGATTTCCAGGGCGACAGCCTGCGCGTGCGCGCCGGCACCACCACCCGCGGCGGCGGCGATACCGGGCAACTGCAGTGGACCGGCGGGCGCCGCGGCGAGGGCTGGAGTGTCACCTACGCCTTCGAGCGGCTGGACCGCGAACCCATCGTCGCCCGCCAGCGCGGCTTCATGGATTCCTACGACGACCATCCGGCCAACAAGGCCGATCCCAGCTCGCCCAACGTGTCGATCTCCGGCGTGTACCTGCGCCGCGGCACCACCTATCTGTGGCCGCAGGCGGGCACACTGTCGACCTCGCCGCAGGCGCTGGCCGCGGCCTGCGCCGCGACCAATCCGGCGTTCCGTCCCTACCGCACCAGCGACAGCCTGGCCGCGCCCAACCGCTGCGGCGCGTTCGACTACTACGCCGGGCGCTCGGTGCAGAACGGCTACGGCAAGACCTCGGCCTACCTGGCCGGCGATGCCGAGCTCGGCCACGACATGGTCGCCTACGCGCAACTGCTGGCCAACCATTCGCAGGACAAGAGCTCCAGCCAGACCCACTACTACATCGGCGAGGGCGCGTTCACCGCCTACGATCCGGACCTGGGGCTGGTCACCGCGCAGCGCATCTTCCTGCCCGACGAGGTCGGCGGCATCAAGACCATCGACTACGACGAGCGCAGTTGGAATCTCAACGCCGGCGTGCGCGGCAAGGCCTTCGGCGGGCGGTTCGACTGGGATGCCAGCGTGTCGCTGTCGCGCTACGACATCACCACGCGGCGCCCGCGCTTCCTCACCAATGCGGTGCGCGATTACTACTTCGGCCCTGTGCTGGGCTATCGGCCGGACGGCACCGAAATCCGCCGCGTGCGCCCGGACCGGCTGTTCGCGCCCGGCAGCCCGGCGCTGTACCAGCAGCTCACCACCGAAGTGGTCAGCCGCGGCGAATCGGCCACCGACCAGGCCCAGTTCGTGGTCAGCGGCGACCTGTTCGAATTGCCGGCGGGCATGGTGCAGGTCGCCACCGTGCTGGAAGCGGCGCGGCAGACCTACGACCTGCAGCCGGATCCACGCACCACCGTCGACTACACCGGCAGCGAGCGCATCTACAACCTCACCCAGACCCCGGGCGGCGGCCCGCGCAAGCGCTATGCCGCCGGCCTGGAGCTGCGCGTGCCGATCGCCAGCCGGCTCAGCGCCACCCTGGCCGCGCGCTACGACGCCTACGACGACATCACCGCGGTCGATGGCGCAGCCACCTGGCAGGCCGGGCTGGAGTGGCGTCCGTTCGACACCCTGCTGCTGCGCGGCAGCCATGCCACCAGCTTCCGCGCGCCGGACCTGCTGTGGATCTACGCCGGCACCAGCGCCAACAACCCCACCGTGGTCGACGAATACCTGTGCCGCCGCGACGGCCTGGATCCGCTGTCGGCGGCCTGCGCGAGCGCGCACGAGTACCAGACCTTCTCCACCCAGGCCTCCAATCCGCTGCTGCGCGAGGAGACCGGCAAGTCGACCACGTTCGGCGCGGTCTGGGACGCGCTGCCGGCGCTGTCGCTGAGCGTCGATTACTACCGCATCGAACTCAAGGGCCGGGTCGAAGCCATCTCCAGCGAAACCCTGCTGGAGAACAACGCCAACTGCCTGCTCGGCCGCGACCGCGCCGGCGCGGCGGTGGATACCGCCTCGGCGGCCTGCCGCTTCTACCTGGACGCGGTCACGCGCAGCCCCGGCACCGACCTGACCAGCGAAGGCCAGATCACCGCGTTCAAGACCTTCCCCATCAACCAGTCGCTGATGCGTACCGACGGCATCGACGCCAGCCTGCGCTACGACCTCGACCTCGGCGCCTGGGGCACGCTCGGCCTGCAAGGTGGCCTGACCCGGGTGCTGCGGATGGAGGTGGCGCAGTTCGCCGGTGCGCAGCCGGTGGACGTGATGAACGACGTCGACTACCTGGCGTTCCGCACGCGCAGCAACTGGCGCGCGAACTGGAGCCGCGGCGACTGGTCGGCCGGCGTGTACGGCTACCGCTACGGCTCGCGGCCCGACTACGCCGAGCGCGGCCGGGTCGCGCCCTACCTGGTGTGGAACGTCGACCTCGCCAAGCAGATCACCGACAAGGCCACCGTCGGCCTGAGCGTGCTCAACGTGTTCGACGCGCTGCATCCGCGCGACGACACCTACACCACCTGGCCGTATTTCCCGCGGGTGTACAGCGCGATCGGCCGGCAGTGGTACGTCAACTTCAACTACCGCTTCTGA
- a CDS encoding SH3 domain-containing protein, producing the protein MITMRGLCLLLAVAASGGIAPARATDAMPLQAQPAQLQAAHWIARLPAASPPLLQASQRAVFNARLLHDDPSMHDLATLPAQLPGAQVRAQILALSAPPTRSLYDTRGAALDAVHLQALQRALALDALPAQVQPRYALVVQRADLRRFPTAERVFSDRDDRDIDRFQESALSPGSPVAILHASADGQWLFVLANNYAAWIARDRIAESDRASVLAYAQRTPRLLVTGARAATVFTPELPAASQVALDMGSALPLLRDWPPLQAVNGQSPLAAYVVQLPLRDRDGRLQLAPALVPRSADVAEAPLPATPQMLLQQAFKFLGERYGWGNSYDARDCSGFVVDLHRSLGIELPRNTGDQARSPALASVPYTATDPLPQRQQALARLRVGDLVYIPGHVMLVIGHEDGQTWVIHDVAGASYRDAAGQVQRVRLNGVSVTPLEPLLLGDGTPFIDRITRIQRLRAPTTE; encoded by the coding sequence ATGATCACGATGCGCGGCCTGTGCCTGTTGCTCGCCGTGGCGGCGAGCGGCGGCATCGCACCAGCACGCGCCACCGACGCCATGCCGCTGCAGGCACAGCCGGCGCAGTTGCAGGCCGCGCACTGGATCGCACGGCTGCCGGCGGCATCGCCGCCGCTGCTGCAGGCGTCGCAGCGCGCCGTGTTCAACGCCCGACTGCTGCACGACGATCCGTCGATGCACGATCTGGCCACGCTGCCGGCGCAACTGCCCGGCGCGCAGGTGCGCGCGCAGATCCTGGCATTGTCGGCACCGCCGACGCGCTCGCTCTACGACACCCGGGGTGCCGCACTCGATGCTGTGCATCTGCAGGCGCTGCAGCGCGCGCTGGCGCTGGACGCGCTGCCGGCACAGGTGCAGCCGCGCTACGCCTTGGTGGTGCAACGCGCCGACCTGCGGCGCTTCCCCACCGCCGAACGCGTGTTCAGCGACCGCGACGATCGCGACATCGACCGTTTCCAGGAATCGGCGCTGTCTCCGGGCAGCCCGGTGGCGATCCTGCATGCCAGTGCCGATGGGCAGTGGCTGTTCGTGCTGGCCAACAACTACGCCGCCTGGATCGCCCGCGATCGCATCGCCGAGAGCGACCGCGCCAGTGTGCTGGCCTACGCGCAGCGCACGCCGCGACTGCTGGTCACCGGCGCGCGCGCGGCCACCGTGTTCACCCCGGAGTTGCCGGCAGCCTCGCAGGTGGCGCTGGACATGGGCAGCGCGCTGCCGCTGCTGCGCGACTGGCCGCCGCTGCAGGCGGTCAACGGCCAGTCACCGCTGGCCGCCTACGTGGTGCAGTTGCCGCTGCGCGACCGCGACGGACGGCTGCAACTGGCGCCCGCACTGGTGCCGCGCAGCGCCGACGTCGCCGAGGCGCCGCTGCCGGCCACGCCGCAGATGTTGCTGCAGCAGGCGTTCAAGTTCCTCGGCGAGCGCTACGGCTGGGGCAACAGTTACGACGCGCGCGACTGCAGCGGCTTCGTGGTCGACCTCCACCGCAGCCTCGGCATCGAGCTGCCGCGCAACACCGGCGACCAGGCGCGCAGTCCGGCACTGGCGTCGGTGCCCTACACCGCCACCGACCCGCTGCCGCAGCGGCAACAGGCGCTGGCGCGACTGCGCGTCGGCGACCTGGTCTACATCCCCGGCCACGTGATGCTGGTGATCGGCCACGAGGATGGCCAGACCTGGGTGATCCACGACGTGGCCGGCGCCAGCTACCGCGATGCCGCCGGCCAGGTGCAGCGCGTGCGCCTCAACGGCGTGTCGGTGACCCCGCTGGAGCCGCTGCTGCTCGGCGACGGCACGCCGTTCATCGACCGCATCACCCGCATCCAGCGCCTGCGCGCGCCGACCACCGAATGA